The Lewinellaceae bacterium genome has a segment encoding these proteins:
- the cas6 gene encoding CRISPR-associated endoribonuclease Cas6: MRLKLILQHKPNQALPINYNYLISAWIYKTLGNADQEFANWLHENGFGFGGKKYKLFTFSSLQPQWFDIDPKRQLFILSKPPTVLELSFFVDETLKHLITGLFQNQKFSLGDLNHQVDFEVSAIEILQNPAFTNTMRFKTMTPVFISQNVEGDKNGQFLSPEDEGYEAIFFQNLQRKISALNYSTGPLENLVFSHSFRLLSRPRSKMLHIKGSNKRGYLYDFEITAPVEMIEMGYFAGFGGQNSAAGMGMVRRLRLTEID; this comes from the coding sequence ATGAGACTAAAATTAATCCTTCAACATAAACCCAATCAGGCATTGCCGATCAACTATAATTACCTGATCTCTGCCTGGATTTATAAAACGCTGGGTAATGCAGATCAGGAATTTGCCAACTGGCTCCATGAGAATGGATTCGGTTTCGGCGGCAAGAAATACAAACTTTTTACATTTAGCTCGCTCCAACCCCAATGGTTTGATATTGACCCCAAAAGACAGTTATTTATTCTTTCAAAACCACCCACTGTGCTCGAATTATCCTTTTTTGTGGATGAAACCCTAAAACACCTGATCACCGGACTATTTCAAAACCAGAAATTTTCCCTCGGCGATCTAAACCACCAGGTTGATTTTGAGGTGTCAGCCATTGAAATCCTACAAAATCCTGCATTCACCAACACTATGCGGTTCAAAACGATGACTCCCGTTTTCATCAGTCAAAATGTGGAAGGCGATAAAAACGGGCAGTTCCTTTCTCCTGAAGATGAAGGCTATGAAGCCATTTTTTTTCAGAACCTGCAACGCAAAATAAGTGCCCTGAATTACAGCACAGGCCCCTTGGAAAATCTTGTTTTTTCCCACTCATTCCGGCTGCTATCACGCCCCCGATCGAAAATGCTCCATATCAAAGGCAGCAACAAACGCGGCTATCTTTATGATTTTGAAATTACAGCCCCCGTTGAGATGATCGAAATGGGGTATTTCGCCGGATTCGGAGGGCAGAATAGCGCTGCGGGGATGGGGATGGTGAGGAGATTGAGATTGACTGAGATTGACTGA